A window of Trueperaceae bacterium genomic DNA:
GAAACAGTGGGCCGCCCGGCACCGGCGCGTCACCGACATCCTCACGTCGGGCGACCCGTACCAGATCGCCACCCTCGCCAGCGAACTGCGACGGTGGGACCTCGAGCGGGGCCTCCCCGACCTCGACCGGCAGGCCTACCGGCGCGCCCTGCGCCTCCTCGCCGGCGAGATCAGTGCGGTGCTGGACGTCAGCACCGAGGAAGCCCGAAGCATGATGGAGATCGGCGAGGACGAAGTCCTCAACTGACCCGCCGGGGACCTCCCGCCCCGTTCGCCCCGTTCGCCCGCATCGCTCGCATCGTCCGCCGCGCCCCTCCGGGGCGCGGCGTTCACGCGTCCGTCCGGCCCGGCGCCGCTTCGCTCGCGACGCCCAGCACCCGCAGGGCGATCGCCCAGGCGGCGTAGTCGTCGATCGGGGCGCTCGGGACGCGCAGCCCGGCCGGCAGCCACCGCGCGAGGCCGCGCGGGGGGACGCAGCGGCGCCACAGGTCGCGCCCCTCGAGGCTGGTGCCGACCTCGTCGACGAGCTCCGCCGGCCGGCCCGCCGCCTCCAGCGCCGCGGAGACGCGCGCCGCACCCGTGCCCGCCCCCACCACGACGCGCACGCCGTCCGGCACCCGCGCTCGGAGGCGCTCCGGGGACAGGTCGGCGACGTCGAACACGGCGGCGTCCAGACGGCGTCCGTCGGCCGCCACGAGGGCGTACCCGACGTTCCGGCCGGGATCGAAGGCGGCGACGTGGGCGGCTGCGCTCACGCCGGAGGGTACCGCGCCCCGACGCGACGCGGCCCGCGGCGGGGCCGCGGGCCGGTCGTTCGGACGCGTGGGGGTCGACTCAGGCGTCCGGGCGGGCCTCCTCGGCACGGCCGGCGCCGGCCGACTCGCGCGCCTGGTCCGCCTGAAGCTGGACGAGCTTGACGGTGTCCGCATCCGCGACGCGGGTGTCGCGGATCGCGTCGAGCCCGGTGCCGGCGGGGATGAGGCGCCCCAGGATGACGTTCTCCTTGAGGCCGACGAGGTCGTCGGCCTTCCCGGCGACCGCCGCTTCGGTGAGCACGTGCGTCGTGTGCTGGAAGCTGGCGGCGGACAACCAACTCTTCGTCGAGAGGCTGGCCTTGGTGATGCCGAGCAACAGCGGCTTCCACGTCGCGGGGGTCTTGCCCTCGTCCAGGAGCGCCGCGTTGGCCTCCTCGACGTCGAACCGCTCGATCGTCTGGCCCTCGAGGAACGGGCTGTCGCCCGACTCGAGGATCTCGACGTACTTGAGCATCTGCCGGACGATGACCTCGATGTGCTTGTCGTGCACGCTGACGCCCTGGCTGCGGTAGACGCGCTGGATCTCGTCCACCAGGTACTCCTGGACGGCGTCGGGACCGCGGGTCTCGAGCAGGTCGTGCGGGTTGATCGCGCCGCGCGTCAGCGGCTGGCCGGCCTCGACGGTGTCGCCGTCCCGCACGACGATCCGCACGGTGGCCTCGACCTTGTGCGCCTTGACGAACTCGCCGTCCTCGGACGTGACGGTGATGCGGATCTTGTCCTCGTCCTCGTCGATCGACACGACGCCGTCGATGTCGCTGACGACCGCGCGGGCCTTCGGCTTGCGGGCCTCGACGAGCTCGATCACGCGCGGCAGGCCCTGCGTGATGTCGCCCCCGGTCGCGATCCCTCCGGTGTGGAACGTCCGCATCGTGAGCTGCGTGCCGGGCTCACCGATCGATTCCGCGGCGATGACGCCGACCGCTTCCCCGAGCCCGACGTCGCTCATGGTCGACATGTCCAGCCCGTAGCAGGCGCGGCAGACGCCGGCCCGCGTCTGGCAGGTGAGGGCGCTCCGCACCCACGCCTCGCGCACCTCGGGGTGCGCCTCGAGGCGCTCGTAGATCGCGGCGACGTCCTCGCGGTACAGCGTCGCGCCGGCCTCCCACGTGCGGTCGCCCAACTCGAGCGGTTGCCCGAGACGCCGCCCGTAGAGGCTCATCTCCAGGTGGCCTTTGGCGCGCAGGCGGCCTTCGGGGCCGTAGAAGCCGATCTCGACGGCGTCCGCCGTTCCGCAATCCTCCTCGCGGACGACGAGCTCGTGCGCGACGTCGACGAGTTTCCGCGTCAGGTAGCCCGAGTCGGCGGTGCGGAGCGCGGTGTCCGCCCCACCCTTCCGGGCTCCGTGGGTGCTGTTGAAGTACTCGAGGACGTCGAGGCCCTCGCGGAAGTTCGCGCGGATCGGCAGCTCGATCGTCTCGCCCGACGGCTTCGCCATCAGGCCCCGCATGCCCGCCAACTGGCGGATCTGTTGCGGGTTGCCGCGCGCGCCGGACTGCGCCATGACGTACAGCGGGTTGAACGGCGTGTTCTCCCCGAAGTTCTCGAAGACGGCGTCCTTGACCTTCTCGGTCGTGTCCGACCAGAGGCGCACGACCTGCTGCTTGCGCTCGACCTCGGTGACGAACCCGCGTTGCGCGGCCGCCATGATCTTGCCGAGCTTCTCCTCGGCGTCGGCGAGCAACGCCGCCTTCTGCGGGGGGATCGCGACGTCGTCGATGCCGATGGTGATGCCCGACGTCGTCGACAGTTCGAACCCGTAGCGCTTGAGGGCGTCCAGGAGTTTCGCGGTGCGGTCGACCCCGAGCAGCTTGAAGCTGTCGACGACGAGGTCCTTCAGGGCGCCCTTCTCGTAGGCGACGTCGTAGCGGAGCAGCTCCTTGGGCACCGCAACGCCGTCCTCCCCGACGGTCTCCTCGACCATCCGGACGAAGAACATGCGCCCGGGACTGGTCTCGACCAGCTCCCCGCCGACGCGGACGGTGACGACGTCCTGCATGTCGATCTCGCCCCGCTCGACGGCGAGGAGCGCCTCGTCGACGTCGGAGAAGCGGTGCTTGAGGCGACCCACCGACGTTTCGCGCCCCGCGACCGTGATCGTGGCGTTGAGGTCCACCTCGCCCGACGCGTGCGCGGCGAGGGCGTCCTCGACGGCGTCGAACGTCGCGCCGATGCCCTTGCGGCCGGTGTGCACCTGCGTCAGGACGAACAGGCCGAGGATCATGTCGCGGCTCGCCTGCACGTTCGGCGCGCCGTGCGCGGGCGAGAGCAGGTTGTGGCTGGCCAGCATCTGCAGGCGCGCCTCGGACTGCGCGTACACCGAGAGCGGCACGTGGATCGCCATCTGGTCACCGTCGAAGTCGGCGTTGAACGCCTCGCAGACGAGCGGATGCAGCTGGATCGCTTGCCCCTCGACGAGGACCGGTTCGAACGCCTGGATGCCGAGGCGGTGCAGGGTCGGCGCCCGGTTCAAAAGGACCACGCGGTCCTCGATGACCTCCTCGAGCGCATCCCAGACCTCGTCGCGGAGGTTCTGGGTGTTCTCGAGGACGCGGCGCGCGTTCTTGATGTTGCTGGCGATGCCGCGCTCCTCGAGCTTCTTGAACAGGAACGGCTTGAACAGCTCCAACGCCATGCGTTTCGGGACGCCGCACTGATGCAACGCCAACTGCGGACCGACGACGATGACGCTGCGGCCCGAGTAGTCGACGCGCTTGCCCAGCAGGTTCTGACGGAAGCGGCCCTGCTTGCCTCCGAGCAGGTCGGTGAGGCTCCGCAGCGGCCGGTCGGAGCCGGGATGCACGACGGCGCTGCCGCGGCGGCCGTTGTCGATCAACGCATCGACCGCCTCCTGCAGCATCCGCTTCTCGTTGCGGACGATCATCTCCGGCGCGCCCTGCTGCATGAGCTTCTTCAGGCGGTTGTTGCGGTTGATCAGGCGCCGGTAGAGGTCGTTGAGGTCGCTCGTCGCGAAGCGTCCGCCGTCGACCTGCACCATCGGGCGCAGGCTGGGCGGCATGATCGGGACGGCCTCGAGGATCATCCAGGCGGGGTCGTTGCCGCTACGCAGGAAGCTCCGCACGATCTCGAGGCGCTTGCGGGCCTTCGCCCGCTTGTGCCGCGACGGCGACGCCATCTCCTCGACGAGTTCCGCCTCGAGCTTCTCGAGGTCGAGGGTGGAGAGGAGCTCCTGGACCGCTTCGGCGCCCATCTTCGCTTCGACGTCGTACGACTCGATGAGGCGCACCTGCCGGCGCACCAGGTCGATCTCGACCCGCCCGCTGATGTCGGCCTTGATGCGGCCGTCGTCGGCGAGCTCCTCGCCGGGCGACACGCGGTCGCCGTTCACGACGAGCGGCTCGTCGTCGTACGGGTAGACCCGCGCGCGGCTCACGATGATGCTGGCCGGCTCGCGCAGGTGCACCGTGCCGTCGGCGGCGGCGGTGATCTCCTGCGCCGCGTCGATCGCGCCGACGATCTTCTCGCCCGCCTGCACCTCCGCGCCGTCGCCGACGAGGACGTGCATCGTGGGGTTGATCTCGAACGTCTCGCTGCGCGCCCACGCCACCGCCAGCGTCGCGGTCACGACGCCCTTCTTGGCCTTCGCCGCGCGGACCTCGGCGGTCGCGACGGTCGGCAGCGTCAACGTCGTGCCGGCGGCGGCGCGGGCGATCGGGTCGCCCTTCTCGACGAACTCGCCGTCGCCGACCGCGACCTCCATGCCGGCGGGCAACAGGTACGACGCGAGGACGTTCTCGTCGTCGGGGTCGCGGACCACCGCGACGCCCCCGTCGCTCCCGATGGGGACGAGGTCGACGACGCCCTCCTCTTCGCTGAGGAGCTCGACGTCCTCGCCGATCTCCGCGATCGCCGCGCCCCCCTCGAAGGCGTCCTCGTCGATCCAGGCGGCTTCGGGCAGCACCAGCCGCCCGTCGCGCGCTTCGCGGTAGTCGACGACCACCTTGCGGGGGAAGCGGTACTGCGCGATGCCGGCGAGTTTGGCCTTGACGCCCTTCGCGAGCTGCTGACCGATCTCGACCTCTTCGCCGTCGCCGACGACGGCGTCCTCGCCCTGCTGGACGCTGTAGGTCTCCTGGCGGCCGTAGCGCAGCTGCCGGTACTCCTCGTCGCTGAGCAGGTCGGCGCGGGCCAACGGGCGCCCGTCGAGCTTCGCGCCCATGGGATCGGTGACGACGAACTTGCCGAAGTACAGCACCTGCTCGAGTTGGCTGGTGGAGAGGTTCAGCAGCGACCCGATCTTGCTGGGGATGTCCTTGACGTACCAGATGTGCGCGCAGGGGGTCGCCAACTCGACGTGCCCCATGCGGTAGCGCCGGACGGTGGCCTTGGTGACCTCCACCCCGCAGCGTTCGCACACCTTGCCCGCGAACCGCTGGCCGCGGTACTTCCCGCACGTGCACTCCCAATCCTTCTCGGGCCCGAAGACGCGCTCGTCGAACAGGCCCTCGCGCTCGGGCTTGAGGGTGCGGTAGTTGATGGTCTCCGGCTTCGTGATCTCGCCGTA
This region includes:
- a CDS encoding DNA-directed RNA polymerase subunit beta' translates to MRRYDFSQVQIGIASPETIRDWSYGEITKPETINYRTLKPEREGLFDERVFGPEKDWECTCGKYRGQRFAGKVCERCGVEVTKATVRRYRMGHVELATPCAHIWYVKDIPSKIGSLLNLSTSQLEQVLYFGKFVVTDPMGAKLDGRPLARADLLSDEEYRQLRYGRQETYSVQQGEDAVVGDGEEVEIGQQLAKGVKAKLAGIAQYRFPRKVVVDYREARDGRLVLPEAAWIDEDAFEGGAAIAEIGEDVELLSEEEGVVDLVPIGSDGGVAVVRDPDDENVLASYLLPAGMEVAVGDGEFVEKGDPIARAAAGTTLTLPTVATAEVRAAKAKKGVVTATLAVAWARSETFEINPTMHVLVGDGAEVQAGEKIVGAIDAAQEITAAADGTVHLREPASIIVSRARVYPYDDEPLVVNGDRVSPGEELADDGRIKADISGRVEIDLVRRQVRLIESYDVEAKMGAEAVQELLSTLDLEKLEAELVEEMASPSRHKRAKARKRLEIVRSFLRSGNDPAWMILEAVPIMPPSLRPMVQVDGGRFATSDLNDLYRRLINRNNRLKKLMQQGAPEMIVRNEKRMLQEAVDALIDNGRRGSAVVHPGSDRPLRSLTDLLGGKQGRFRQNLLGKRVDYSGRSVIVVGPQLALHQCGVPKRMALELFKPFLFKKLEERGIASNIKNARRVLENTQNLRDEVWDALEEVIEDRVVLLNRAPTLHRLGIQAFEPVLVEGQAIQLHPLVCEAFNADFDGDQMAIHVPLSVYAQSEARLQMLASHNLLSPAHGAPNVQASRDMILGLFVLTQVHTGRKGIGATFDAVEDALAAHASGEVDLNATITVAGRETSVGRLKHRFSDVDEALLAVERGEIDMQDVVTVRVGGELVETSPGRMFFVRMVEETVGEDGVAVPKELLRYDVAYEKGALKDLVVDSFKLLGVDRTAKLLDALKRYGFELSTTSGITIGIDDVAIPPQKAALLADAEEKLGKIMAAAQRGFVTEVERKQQVVRLWSDTTEKVKDAVFENFGENTPFNPLYVMAQSGARGNPQQIRQLAGMRGLMAKPSGETIELPIRANFREGLDVLEYFNSTHGARKGGADTALRTADSGYLTRKLVDVAHELVVREEDCGTADAVEIGFYGPEGRLRAKGHLEMSLYGRRLGQPLELGDRTWEAGATLYREDVAAIYERLEAHPEVREAWVRSALTCQTRAGVCRACYGLDMSTMSDVGLGEAVGVIAAESIGEPGTQLTMRTFHTGGIATGGDITQGLPRVIELVEARKPKARAVVSDIDGVVSIDEDEDKIRITVTSEDGEFVKAHKVEATVRIVVRDGDTVEAGQPLTRGAINPHDLLETRGPDAVQEYLVDEIQRVYRSQGVSVHDKHIEVIVRQMLKYVEILESGDSPFLEGQTIERFDVEEANAALLDEGKTPATWKPLLLGITKASLSTKSWLSAASFQHTTHVLTEAAVAGKADDLVGLKENVILGRLIPAGTGLDAIRDTRVADADTVKLVQLQADQARESAGAGRAEEARPDA